The Tenebrio molitor chromosome 3, icTenMoli1.1, whole genome shotgun sequence genome contains a region encoding:
- the LOC138127422 gene encoding ATP-binding cassette sub-family F member 3 has product MTACSEYIKNVFPLIDDDLKHYVEGVLKNGADDFQDSEEVYDAIGEVLQEVSSDKTEDDIRTICNELLNMLKPDKSSSKKNGPTKVLNAPIHLASMAANLENDMNDIKSIWVMHRDDTLKVDAKKLEKAEAKLQEKQEKRSKDVKTVAPVKLETATASQVTSKKESKMEAKGSNRTQDIRIENFDVAYGDRILLQGADLSLAFGRRYGLVGRNGLGKSTLLRMISNGQLRIPSHISILHVEQEVIGDDTLAIESVLQCDIVREDLLKREKEISAAINSGSNDPELSNQLTEIYAQLQNIESDKAPAKASIILNGLGFTSEMQQKETKTFSGGWRMRLALARALFSRPDLLLLDEPTNMLDIKAIIWLENYLQNWPTTLLVVSHDRNFLDTVPTDILHLHSQRIEAYRGNYEQFEKTKTEKLKNQQREYDAQMQHRQHVQEFIDRFRYNANRAASVQSKIKMLEKLPELKPIEKEVSVVLKFPDTEPLSPPILQLNDVTFEYTKNRVIFSNVNLGATMDSRICIVGDNGAGKTTLLKIIMGILSPTSGMRHVHRNLKFGYFSQHHVDQLDMNVNSVELLQSAYPGKPIEEYRRQLGSFGVSGDLALQTVASLSGGQKSRVAFSRMCMGQPNFLVLDEPTNHLDIETIEALGNAITKYTGGVILVSHDERLIRKVCKELWVCANGSVRSIEGFDEYRKIVEQELEAAQSK; this is encoded by the exons ATGACTGCATGTAGTGAATATATCAAAAACGTGTTCCCATTGATAGACGACGATCTTAAACATTACGTTGAAG GTGTCTTAAAAAATGGAGCCGATGATTTTCAGGACAGCGAGGAAGTCTACGATGCAATCGGCGAAGTGTTACAAGAAGTATCGAGTGACAAAACTGAAGATGACATTCG AACTATTTGTAACGAATTGCTGAACATGTTGAAACCTGATAAAAGtagttctaaaaaaaatgggCCTACAAAAGTATTAAATGCACCAATACATTTAGCAAGCATGGCTGCTAATCTGGAAAATGATATGAATGATATCAAAAGTATATGGGTGATGCACAGGGATGATACTTTG aaagttgatgcaaaaaaattagaaaaagctGAGGCTAAATTACAGGAAAAGCAAGAGAAACGGTCAAAAGATGTGAAAACTGTAGCACCAGTCAAATTAGAAACAGCAACTGCATCACAG GTTACTAGTAAAAAAGAAAGTAAAATGGAAGCTAAAGGGAGCAACAGAACTCAAGACATTAGAATAGAGAATTTCGACGTGGCTTATGGGGATCG cATATTGCTACAAGGTGCAGATCTTAGTCTAGCTTTTGGAAGACGTTATGGACTAGTGGGCCGGAACGGTTTAGGTAAATCTACTTTACTTCGGATGATTTCGAACGGCCAACTCCGTATACCTTCCCACATTTCAATTCTGCATGTGGAGCAAGAAGTGATCGGCGACGACACTCTAGCAATAGAGAGCGTCTTACAATGTGATATTGTCCGCGAAGATTTACttaaaagagaaaaagaaataaGCGCGGCCATCAATTCCGGATCGAACGACCCAGAATTGTCAAATCAGTTGACTGAAATTTATGCACAACTCCAAAATATTGAATCCGATAAAGCACCCGCGAAAGCTTCAATCATTCTGAACGGGTTGGGGTTCACGTCCGAGATGCAACAGAAGGAAACGAAAACTTTCTCGGGAGGATGGAGAATGAGATTGGCACTGGCCAGGGCCTTGTTTTCGAGGCCAGATCTGTTGTTGCTCGATGAACCCACCAACATGTTGGATATCAAAGCGATTATTTGGTTGGAGAATTATTTACAGAATTGGCCTACGACGCTACTGGTGGTCTCGCACGACCGTAACTTTTTGGACACAGTCCCGACAGATATCCTACATCTTCATTCGCAACGGATAGAGGCCTATAG AGGTAATTATGAACAGtttgagaaaacaaaaacagaaaagtTGAAAAACCAGCAACGAGAATACGATGCTCAAATGCAACACCGACAACACGTTCAAGAATTCATCGATCGATTTAGGTATAACGCGAATCGAGCTGCTTCCGTAcaatcgaaaattaaaatgttagaAAAATT ACCGGAACTGAAGCCGATAGAAAAAGAAGTCAGtgtagttttgaaatttccagATACGGAACCTCTTTCTCCCCCAATTTTGCAGTTGAACGATGTTACGTTTGAATATACCAAAAATAGAGTTATTTTTAGTAATGTCAATCTTGGTGCTACCATGGATTCAAGGATATGTATT gTGGGTGATAATGGTGCTGGAAAAACCACccttttgaaaattataatgGGAATTCTATCACCAACGTCTGGAATGCGCCATGTACAtaggaatttaaaatttgggtATTTCAGTCAACACCACGTGGACCAACTTGATATGAACGTTAATTCTGTCGAACTTTTACAAAGTGCTTATCCAG GGAAACCAATTGAGGAATACAGACGACAATTGGGAAGTTTTGGGGTATCAGGAGACTTAGCCCTGCAAACCGTGGCCAGTTTATCGGGGGGACAGAAATCGAGAGTCGCTTTCTCACGAATGTGTATGGGCCAACCGAATTTCTTAGTACTTGATGAGCCCACGAATCACTTAGATATCGAAACTATAGAAGCGTTAGGAAATGCGATTACGAAATA